A single Stigmatella aurantiaca DNA region contains:
- a CDS encoding GTP-binding protein: MAKEKFERNKPHVNIGTIGHVDHGKTSLTAAITKVLAKTGGATFLAYDQ; encoded by the coding sequence ATGGCCAAGGAGAAGTTCGAGCGAAACAAACCCCACGTGAACATCGGGACGATCGGACACGTGGACCACGGGAAGACGTCGCTGACGGCCGCCATCACCAAGGTGCTGGCCAAGACCGGCGGCGCCACGTTCCTGGCCTATGACCAGAT